In the Streptomyces sp. BHT-5-2 genome, one interval contains:
- the coxB gene encoding cytochrome c oxidase subunit II, which produces MSPNGSDRSSRRPMRRKLPQVLAAGLVLATATGCTYKDFPRLGMPTPVTDEAPRILSLWQGSWAAALATGVLVWGLIIWSVIFHRRSRTKVEVPAQTRYNMPIEALYTIVPFIIIAVLFYFTARDESALLKTSKKPDHVVNVVGFQWSWAFNYLENVDGNPKTTNINSPELAAIPDKWKKSAPQGADGVYDYGTPATRNPQTGNPGPTLWLPKGETVQFVLTSRDVIHSFWVVPFLMKQDVIPGHTNVFEVTPNKEGTFMGKCAELCGVDHSRMLFNVKVVSPAKYRQHLKDLAAKGQTGYLPAGIKQTDHARNAETKNQ; this is translated from the coding sequence CCAACGGCTCCGACCGCTCGTCGCGGCGCCCGATGCGGCGGAAGCTGCCGCAGGTGCTTGCTGCGGGCCTGGTCCTGGCAACCGCGACCGGTTGCACATACAAGGACTTCCCCCGCCTCGGTATGCCGACGCCCGTCACCGACGAGGCGCCGCGGATCCTCTCTCTTTGGCAGGGCTCCTGGGCCGCCGCCCTCGCAACGGGCGTGCTGGTGTGGGGCCTGATCATCTGGAGCGTGATCTTCCACCGCCGCAGCCGGACCAAGGTGGAGGTCCCCGCCCAGACGCGGTACAACATGCCGATCGAGGCGTTGTACACCATCGTCCCGTTCATCATCATCGCGGTGCTGTTCTACTTCACCGCACGTGACGAGAGCGCGCTCCTCAAGACGTCCAAGAAGCCGGACCACGTCGTCAACGTGGTGGGCTTCCAGTGGAGCTGGGCGTTCAACTACCTGGAGAACGTCGACGGCAACCCGAAGACGACGAACATCAACTCTCCGGAGCTCGCCGCGATCCCGGACAAGTGGAAGAAGTCCGCGCCCCAGGGTGCGGACGGCGTCTACGACTACGGCACGCCGGCCACGCGCAACCCGCAGACCGGCAACCCGGGCCCGACGCTGTGGCTGCCGAAGGGCGAGACGGTCCAGTTCGTGCTGACCTCGCGCGACGTCATCCACTCCTTCTGGGTGGTGCCGTTCCTGATGAAGCAGGACGTCATCCCGGGCCACACCAACGTCTTCGAGGTGACCCCCAACAAGGAGGGCACCTTCATGGGCAAGTGCGCCGAGCTCTGCGGCGTCGACCACTCCCGGATGCTCTTCAACGTCAAGGTCGTTTCTCCTGCCAAGTACCGGCAGCACCTGAAGGACCTGGCGGCGAAGGGTCAGACGGGATACCTGCCGGCTGGTATCAAGCAGACCGACCACGCCAGGAATGCGGAGACCAAGAACCAGTGA